A stretch of bacterium DNA encodes these proteins:
- a CDS encoding GSU2403 family nucleotidyltransferase fold protein has protein sequence MEKKQSELCLEILRRFNKAGILDEFILIGSWCIYFYKEYFPAIPYIDQLTIRTRDIDFLVDKPANIKRKIDVPELLKDLGYVTIFRGSKGYIKLDHPDLIVEFLVPEKGKGADKPHPLPKLGINAVALRFLNFLSGNTIKVKVEDFYLTLPHPANFALHKLIIFQRRLKEEKAIKDRNTAIEILKALIHKGESGVIKNVFNTVPSKWQNKIIKGLESAEELSFLKILKGN, from the coding sequence CCGGGATACTGGACGAATTTATTCTTATAGGCAGCTGGTGTATATATTTTTACAAAGAATATTTTCCCGCCATTCCATATATTGATCAACTTACTATCAGGACCAGGGATATAGATTTTTTAGTCGATAAGCCCGCAAATATAAAGCGGAAAATCGATGTGCCGGAACTTCTTAAGGATTTAGGTTACGTTACGATTTTTAGGGGCAGTAAAGGTTATATTAAACTTGACCATCCTGACTTGATTGTTGAATTTCTGGTTCCTGAAAAAGGAAAAGGGGCGGATAAACCTCATCCTTTGCCGAAATTAGGAATTAACGCGGTAGCATTGAGATTTCTTAATTTTCTGTCAGGTAACACAATTAAAGTTAAGGTGGAAGATTTCTATTTGACTTTGCCTCATCCGGCTAATTTCGCATTGCACAAGTTAATTATATTCCAGAGAAGGTTGAAGGAAGAAAAGGCTATAAAAGACAGAAATACCGCTATTGAGATTTTAAAGGCATTAATTCATAAGGGCGAATCGGGTGTTATAAAAAATGTTTTCAATACGGTTCCTTCAAAGTGGCAGAATAAGATTATTAAAGGATTGGAATCGGCTGAAGAGCTTAGTTTTTTAAAGATTTTAAAAGGTAATTAG